Proteins encoded by one window of Cloeon dipterum chromosome 4, ieCloDipt1.1, whole genome shotgun sequence:
- the LOC135942702 gene encoding uncharacterized protein LOC135942702 encodes MHRHQSFDSQGDPIEYCYSVGSTDASSGCSSPRTLIRPSSTSSSPVYLQNPYSSGHTSPVNLQYLQHARHGSMSPEVPNNLGGLAIFSFVSAESNLQLRLSFPELQHRLREAVANSALLRGGMLLDSREKGVLFPMVHFTEDKEILKMRLHQHGTLLDDKALGSDWHLQQGVYREVRNIIPDRSPGHETDDDEYSYILIGFKSLDTTFSQVMVDSWKDWTGARSIYLNLPDELGLSRISFFHRETPEDVRLFMYVVLVECRSAGTPERACRLLDFTQRLRVERMAGYVSVYAPLRRSTLESSASVKVLPPVVQKHGHKSRNLLQHLNASQWAA; translated from the exons ATTCTGTCGGAAGCACTGATGCCTCGAGTGGGTGCTCAAGCCCGAGGACCCTGATTCGGCCTTCAAGCACCTCAAGCAGCCCGGTGTATTTGCAAAACCCGTACTCGTCAGGACACACCTCGCCCGTGAATCTCCAGTACCTGCAG CACGCAAGACACGGCAGCATGTCGCCCGAGGTGCCCAACAACCTGGGCGGCCTGGCGATTTTCTCATTTGTCAGCGCCGAGAGCAATTTGCAACTGCGGCTCTCGTTCCCCGAGCTGCAGCACAGACTGAGGGAGGCGGTGGCCAACAGTGCCCTCCTCAGGGGAGGAATGCTCCTCGACTCCAGGGAAAAAGGAG TTCTATTCCCAATGGTGCACTTCACGGAAgacaaggaaattttgaaaatgaggcTTCACCAGCACGGAACGCTCTTGGACGATAAAGCCCTGGGATCCGATTGGCACCTCCAGCAAG gcgTGTACCGCGAAGTGAGAAACATTATTCCGGACCGGTCTCCTGGACACGAGACGGATGACGACGAGTACAGCTACATCCTAATCGGATTCAAAAGCTTAGACACGACCTTCAGTCAG GTGATGGTAGACTCCTGGAAAGACTGGACGGGCGCCCGTTCGATATATTTGAACCTGCCAGACGAACTGGGCCTGTCGCGGATCAGCTTCTTCCATAGGGAGACGCCGGAGGACGTGCGCCTTTTCATGTACGTTGTGCTGGTCGAGTGCCGGAGCGCCGGGACGCCCGAGCGTGCCTGCCGCCTGCTCGACTTCACGCAGCGGCTGCGCGTCGAGCGGATGGCCGGCTACGTGTCCGTCTACGCGCCCCTCCGCAGGTCCACCCTGGAGTCGTCGGCCTCGGTCAAGGTGCTGCCGCCCGTCGTTCAGAAACACGGACACAAATCGCGCAACCTGCTGCAGCACCTCAACGCCAGCCAGTGGGCCGCGTAG
- the LOC135942701 gene encoding small ribosomal subunit protein mS39 yields the protein MELRQMYGTLTRLRLRLPVVHQSSCRKCAGSPVAVAKEPEIKIPTRIERGPTDILRALSNTVQRDYTAAHYKYHDDPFLIPSSNIGKRTFALAKESGKKAAHWIMAQNAELFNANSADPVIPAFLPKAVFTEESKVAESDLLLAISNAQVEEALQIYEIMKKQGLDLSLETRQSLLEFLCFFNSEETLPEEYIEERWFTQFQKKESRQKKSWRDSGLAQTLFDSIKEEVQEGPQLNRAKCALLRGMAKYCQADRGWEMYQTMRNASEPIDVDTYNQIFKLVGFVRDTAEKRIALVEEMLREMNANRVMPNIGTLNSILDMITSSAGLSITKTFAARLVAEFKLLGVKPSLASYYHLLNIYSRERGPKSGILEEVLSILEKEGPLKVQDPKDTFFFLSAMDICRNHLEDPALAKRVHKLLHAHNNYDFIGDTYKESIYYRLFFSLLVKLEPLEDFMKIYNKYVPNIYIPEPSNMEDIVRSIDLHGAYEMLPQIWSDLVTFDQWNRENLVITWFSAAVKANAVAPFESMSTQEQDKKQLYIAIEPEDSQHSLANAFCQAAEQFSQKIESQPKRFTNKISWSGINLGNCMILAVRANKYKFALTLLRQMEKEFTGGPPSVESLRIFMHRAVKEEDINSAVKCIVFACETGFAEAAMLADELKQAVALNDIQLSKINSALGIF from the exons ATGGAACTCAGGCAAATGTACGGCACATTGACACGCTTAAG GTTAAGGCTGCCGGTGGTACACCAAAGCAGCTGCAGAAAATGCGCCGGCTCTCCTGTCGCAGTGGCCAAAGAGCCTGAAATTAAGATTCCAACGAGGATTGAACGAGGCCCAACAGACATATTGAGG GCACTCTCAAATACTGTGCAGAGAGATTACACAGCGGCCCATTACAAGTACCATGACGACCCTTTCCTCATTCCATCGTCAAACATTGGCAAGAGGACCTTCGCACTGGCGAAAGAATCTGGCAAAAAGGCTGCCCACTGGATCATGGCGCAAAACGCAGAATTGTTTAACGCCAACAGTGCGGATCCAGTCATCCCT GCATTCCTCCCCAAAGCGGTATTCACTGAGGAATCTAAAGTGGCCGAATCTGACCTTCTCTTGGCCATTAGCAATGCCCAAGTGGAAGAAGCCTTGCAAATCTACGAGATTATGAAAAAACAAGGACTTG ATTTGTCTTTGGAAACCAGGCAATCATTGCTGGAGtttctttgctttttcaaCTCGGAGGAGACGTTGCCGGAGGAGTACATCGAGGAGCGCTGGTTCACGCAGTTCCAGAAGAAGGAAAGCAGGCAGAAGAAGTCCTGGAG aGATTCTGGCCTGGCTCAAACGTTATTCGACTCGATTAAAGAGGAGGTTCAAGAGGGCCCTCAGCTGAACCGCGCCAAATGCGCTCTTCTGAGAGGAATGGCCAAATACTGCCAG gCCGACAGAGGCTGGGAAATGTACCAAACCATGAGAAACGCAAGCGAGCCTATCGACGTAGACACATACAACCAAATCTTCAAATTGGTTGGCTTTGTAAGAGACACTGCTGAGAAGAGAATAGCACTTGTTGAG GAAATGCTGCGTGAGATGAACGCCAACAGAGTGATGCCCAACATCGGAACCCTGAATTCCATCCTTGATATGATCACCAGCAGTGCCGGCCTCAGCATAACGAAAACCTTTGCAGCTAGATTGGTCGCTGAGTTCAAATTGTTGGGCGTGAAGCCATCTTTGGCTTCCTACTACCACCTTTTAAACATTTACAGCCGAGAAC GTGGACCTAAGAGCGGCATTTTGGAGGAAGTGTTAAGCATCCTTGAAAAGGAAGGACCACTCAAAGTTCAGGACCCAAAAGACACATTCTTCTTCCTCTCAGCGATGGACATCTGCAGAAACCACCTGGAAGATCCTGCCCTTGCCAAACGGGTCCACAAACTGCTCCACGCTCATAACAACTACGACTTCATTG GCGATACTTACAAGGAAAGCATTTACTACCGTCTCTTCTTCTCGCTCTTGGTCAAACTCGAGCCGTTAGAGGACTTCATGAAGATCTACAACAAATATGTGCCCAACATTTACATCCCAGAGCCTTCAAACATGGAG GACATCGTCCGCTCAATTGATCTGCACGGCGCCTACGAAATGCTGCCTCAAATCTGGTCTGACTTGGTCACCTTCGatcag TGGAACCGAGAAAATCTGGTCATCACCTGGTTCTCCGCTGCTGTGAAGGCCAACGCCGTCGCCCCCTTTGAGTCAATGAGCACGCAGGAGCAGGATAAAAAGCAGCTCTACATCGCCATCGAACCTGAAGACAGCCAGCACTCTTTGGCCAATGCCTTTTGCCAAGCGGCAGAGCAGTTTTCCCAAAAGATTGAGTCGCAGCCCAAACGCTTCACCAACAAAATTTC gTGGTCTGGCATCAACCTGGGCAACTGCATGATTCTGGCAGTGAGGGCGAACAAATACAAGTTTGCCCTGACACTGCTAAGGCAGATGGAAAAAGAATTCACCGGAGGTCCGCCATCGGTCGAGTCGCTGAGGATCTTCATGCACAGGGCAGTGAAGGAAGAAGACATCAACTCGGCTGTG aaatGCATCGTCTTCGCCTGCGAAACCGGATTCGCCGAGGCGGCAATGTTGGCCGACGAACTCAAGCAAGCAGTGGCACTCAACGACATTCAGTTGTCGAAAATCAACTCGGCGCTTGGAATTTTTTAG